Genomic segment of Natronoarchaeum philippinense:
CCGATCTCTCCTTCGAGAGCGAGCGCAGCGCCGTCGGTCGCACCAGCGAACACGTCGACGAGCGTACGATCATGGTGAACGCCGACAGTCCCGCGCTCGGCTTCGACCGCGATCTGGTCGCCGATCTGGCCGACGGCGCCGACGCGACGCTGACGCTTTCTGTCGAGTAAACTCCCTTACACGTCGGCGTCGACGTGTTCCTCGACGAGTTCGACGTTCCGACGATTGGCCTTCCATCCGGCATCGAACAGCGTCCCGAGCACCGGGACCGAGCCGATAGTGGCGTCAATGCCGATGTTGAGTACCATCCGCGCGAGAACGTGCCGCGGGACGCCGAGGTTGATCGCCTCGGCGACGACGTACAGCGAGATCAGCGCCATCGTCCAGTCGCCGGCGACCGGCAACGCGCTGACTACCGGGTCCAGTCCGAACCGCATCTCGGTACCGGGCACGCGAAACGCGTCGTCGAGCACCGCCCCGACGCCGCGGATGCGCTGGATCGCCGCTGCCTCGCCGCCGAGGATCGCGTCCTCGATCTCGGTTTCGATGTCTTCGACCGCCGTTTCGTGTTCCATACCGCCCGTTCAGCCTCCGGCGTCGTAGGCTCGCGGCCGAAGTGTGTAGGCTTCACTCCCCGATGCGCTCGCGCGCGGCGGCGACGACCAGCGGGAGCGTGATCGTCGCGTCGGCGTAGACGCTTGCGTTTCTGCCGGCCTTCTCGATTTTCCCCCACGAGCGAGCCTCTTCGAGGGTGGCGCCCGAGAGCCCGCCGGTCTGTTCGTCGTCCATCGTCAGCTGGACGGCGTAGTCGTAGGAATCGGGCGCGACCAGCATCGTCTGGAGGACGAAGTTCTTCGGGACGCCGCCGCCGACGACCATCGCGCCGGACTGCTCGGCGTCGAACGCCCGGTCGGTCAGCGGCGTCATGTCGCCGAGCGCGTCGAGTTCGAAGTCGGTCGTCTGAGAGTACATCCACGCCTGCAGGCCGAGCACCGAGTCCTGAATGGCCGGGCAGTAGATCGGCACGTCGTTCTCGTAGGCCGCGGCGGCGATGCCGGCGCCCTCGTCGATGCCCTCGCGCTCGTTGACCTCGGCGTTCGCTCGCCCCAACTCCTCGGT
This window contains:
- a CDS encoding DUF4112 domain-containing protein → MEHETAVEDIETEIEDAILGGEAAAIQRIRGVGAVLDDAFRVPGTEMRFGLDPVVSALPVAGDWTMALISLYVVAEAINLGVPRHVLARMVLNIGIDATIGSVPVLGTLFDAGWKANRRNVELVEEHVDADV